One Gimesia sp. genomic window carries:
- a CDS encoding AI-2E family transporter, whose product MVRLVSLSIIFCLILFLGVTFFKVILPFLLPLFLAAVVAMVSQPLLQYFIKRARGHVRIAASITTTLIISAIFVPLCVGIFLGSLQLFTTVVNALDEANWNKTVQTVREKVEVSNLKLHQFVEWSNEYLGKEATAEEGTSNQEQSQVTDDFIRKNLQATLVPIAKRSLGFAASTVGLLGTVFSAMIAWIMFVIALYYFLADGYVLVESTQSLIPVHLDYQRQLIDKFQKVVRAVVLGTFLAAIGQGLMTAIALYIVGFEHFFILLILATITSMVPLMGSWIIWGPCAGWLMYQGDWGAAIFLTLFGTLVVGTMDNVIRTYILQSDAKLHPLLAFVSVLGGLQMMGLWGVFIGPIVASCLHALVQIFNAELRAFSKEKFNSNNLLDMVPEEEKVKQEDDQQSGPQAETETTRADAPAEGPSPETETKAESSGSPESSQQQKQEKKSPESD is encoded by the coding sequence ATGGTTCGCCTCGTTTCACTCAGCATCATTTTCTGCCTGATCCTGTTCCTGGGAGTGACCTTCTTCAAGGTAATCCTGCCGTTCCTGCTGCCCCTTTTTCTGGCAGCCGTGGTCGCCATGGTCAGTCAGCCCCTGCTCCAGTATTTCATTAAACGGGCCCGGGGTCACGTCCGTATTGCCGCCAGCATCACGACCACGCTGATCATTTCCGCGATCTTTGTTCCCCTGTGTGTGGGGATTTTCCTGGGTTCCCTACAGCTGTTTACCACGGTGGTGAATGCGCTTGATGAAGCCAACTGGAATAAAACCGTGCAGACGGTCCGCGAAAAAGTAGAGGTCAGTAACCTCAAACTGCATCAGTTCGTGGAATGGTCCAACGAATACCTGGGAAAAGAGGCAACTGCAGAAGAGGGAACCAGCAATCAAGAACAGTCGCAAGTCACCGATGATTTCATCCGCAAGAATCTGCAGGCGACTCTGGTTCCGATCGCCAAACGTTCGCTCGGTTTTGCTGCTTCAACCGTGGGATTGCTCGGCACCGTGTTTTCCGCGATGATCGCCTGGATTATGTTTGTGATCGCCCTGTATTACTTTCTGGCCGATGGCTACGTGCTCGTCGAATCGACGCAGTCCCTGATTCCCGTGCACCTGGATTACCAGCGGCAGCTGATCGATAAGTTTCAGAAAGTCGTGCGGGCCGTGGTTTTGGGAACCTTCCTGGCGGCCATTGGTCAGGGACTGATGACTGCGATCGCCTTATACATTGTCGGTTTTGAGCATTTCTTCATTCTTCTGATCCTCGCCACGATCACGTCGATGGTTCCCCTGATGGGGTCCTGGATTATCTGGGGTCCCTGTGCCGGCTGGTTGATGTACCAGGGAGACTGGGGCGCGGCGATCTTCCTGACCCTGTTCGGGACACTGGTCGTCGGCACGATGGACAACGTCATCCGTACCTATATTTTGCAGAGTGACGCAAAACTGCACCCCCTGCTCGCCTTTGTCAGTGTGTTGGGCGGACTGCAGATGATGGGGCTCTGGGGGGTTTTCATCGGCCCGATCGTCGCTTCCTGTCTGCACGCACTTGTGCAGATCTTTAATGCCGAGCTTCGTGCGTTCTCCAAGGAGAAATTCAACAGCAATAACCTGCTCGACATGGTCCCGGAGGAGGAAAAAGTGAAACAGGAAGATGATCAGCAGTCAGGGCCCCAAGCAGAGACAGAGACTACCAGGGCAGATGCACCCGCGGAGGGCCCGTCGCCAGAGACGGAAACAAAAGCAGAATCTTCCGGATCGCCAGAATCTTCGCAGCAACAGAAGCAGGAAAAGAAATCACCTGAGTCGGATTAG
- a CDS encoding ACT domain-containing protein produces MKRYIISLLSANRVGIMAAVTTAMDELGANLHEASIAVIQNFFNIVIAADFPEERDPTLIQEHIEGICNAFNVDVSIKDPDVDVPSMLPPEDCIKYLLAIAGTNRPGILRRISSQLGQDGVDIIDLSATSSSDGQTFEMMIKVAVPKSLEILELQSVMENICSDFDVSVDFISESDSAIISSQSQTRMFKL; encoded by the coding sequence ATGAAACGTTACATTATCTCACTTTTATCTGCGAACCGCGTAGGCATCATGGCCGCCGTCACGACCGCCATGGATGAACTGGGCGCAAACCTGCATGAAGCCAGCATTGCAGTGATCCAGAACTTTTTCAACATCGTGATTGCCGCTGACTTCCCTGAAGAGCGCGATCCGACCCTGATCCAGGAACACATCGAGGGAATCTGTAACGCGTTCAATGTCGATGTCTCCATTAAGGACCCGGATGTAGACGTGCCCTCCATGCTGCCTCCGGAAGACTGCATCAAGTACCTGCTGGCCATCGCGGGCACTAACCGTCCCGGAATTCTCAGACGCATCTCGTCCCAGCTGGGACAGGATGGCGTGGACATCATTGACCTGTCTGCCACCAGTTCCTCCGATGGACAGACATTCGAGATGATGATCAAGGTGGCGGTACCCAAATCGCTCGAGATCCTCGAGCTGCAGTCCGTGATGGAGAACATCTGCAGTGACTTTGATGTCTCAGTCGATTTCATCAGCGAATCGGATTCGGCCATCATCAGTTCACAGAGCCAGACGCGTATGTTTAAGCTGTAA
- a CDS encoding DUF721 domain-containing protein — MSEKYEFKTCRAIPAATPVSQVLSELIAMKGLARVQGDQRLKQAWQQVAGEKIASQTTILGIKNRIVQIGVDNSALLNELNSFHKMSLLQKLQKEYGKQNVRDMRFRLKSKTNQDSRQG, encoded by the coding sequence ATGTCAGAGAAATACGAATTCAAGACCTGCCGCGCGATTCCGGCCGCGACACCTGTCTCCCAGGTGCTCTCGGAACTGATTGCGATGAAAGGGCTGGCTCGGGTTCAGGGAGATCAGCGACTGAAACAGGCCTGGCAACAGGTGGCCGGCGAAAAGATTGCCAGCCAGACCACGATCCTGGGTATCAAGAACCGGATCGTGCAGATCGGCGTCGACAATTCGGCTCTGTTGAACGAGCTGAATTCGTTTCACAAGATGTCGCTGCTGCAGAAGCTGCAGAAAGAGTATGGAAAACAGAACGTCCGCGACATGCGGTTCCGATTGAAATCGAAAACAAACCAGGACAGCAGGCAGGGGTAA
- the dnaN gene encoding DNA polymerase III subunit beta: MKLSCSRSALLSGFQIIGSVISSRTPKEILKCAKLEAGDGKATLSGTDLEVSIRYDFDEVDVTIPGEILLSVHELVSILKESTTDSVEIELKKDEETEQDFILISSGKSEFRLSVHDPSEFPAVETFKESNYFEIPMQSFREMIRRTVFATDPESTRYALGGVLFDVEGDKLTLAATDGRRLAMVESACSYQGSEAYENNRPVIPAKAMTLIEKSLTGDEGNIQIAIRANDVIVKSGRSTIFARLVEGRFPKYRDVIPPEATHSIDLEVGTFFGAVRQAQIVTDVETRGVDFIFNSGLLTLKSVAASVGESKVEIPIPFEGDEIVITFDVRYLADFLKALDSAAHIQLQLIDSDSAAVLKTDDGYTYVIMPLSQAR; encoded by the coding sequence ATGAAGCTCAGTTGTTCACGATCGGCCCTGTTGTCCGGTTTCCAGATCATTGGAAGCGTCATCAGTTCACGCACTCCCAAGGAGATCCTGAAGTGCGCCAAACTCGAAGCAGGAGACGGCAAGGCAACCTTGAGCGGAACCGATCTCGAAGTCAGCATCCGTTATGACTTCGATGAAGTGGATGTCACGATTCCCGGAGAGATCCTGCTGTCGGTTCACGAACTGGTCTCGATCCTGAAAGAATCCACAACCGATTCGGTCGAGATCGAACTGAAGAAGGACGAGGAAACCGAACAGGACTTTATTTTGATTTCCTCGGGCAAGAGCGAATTCCGTCTGTCAGTCCACGATCCTTCTGAATTTCCCGCAGTAGAAACATTCAAAGAATCAAATTACTTCGAAATTCCCATGCAGTCCTTCCGGGAAATGATCCGGCGGACCGTATTCGCAACCGATCCGGAAAGCACCCGCTATGCATTGGGTGGCGTACTGTTCGACGTGGAAGGGGACAAGCTGACGCTGGCGGCGACCGATGGACGTCGTCTGGCGATGGTAGAATCCGCCTGTTCCTACCAGGGATCAGAGGCGTATGAAAACAATCGGCCTGTAATCCCCGCCAAGGCGATGACGCTGATCGAAAAGAGCCTGACCGGCGATGAAGGAAACATCCAGATTGCGATTCGGGCCAATGACGTGATCGTCAAAAGTGGTCGTTCGACAATTTTTGCCCGCCTGGTAGAAGGCCGCTTCCCCAAGTATCGCGATGTCATTCCCCCAGAAGCGACTCACAGTATCGACCTGGAAGTCGGAACCTTCTTCGGTGCCGTCCGTCAGGCACAGATTGTGACCGACGTGGAAACCCGGGGTGTTGATTTTATCTTCAACAGTGGCCTGTTAACGCTGAAGAGTGTGGCTGCCTCTGTGGGGGAATCGAAGGTTGAAATCCCGATTCCCTTTGAAGGCGACGAAATCGTTATCACCTTTGACGTCCGCTACCTGGCAGACTTCCTCAAAGCTCTGGATTCCGCCGCTCATATCCAGCTGCAGCTGATCGATTCCGACAGCGCTGCCGTCCTCAAGACCGATGATGGTTACACCTATGTGATCATGCCCCTCTCACAGGCACGGTAA
- a CDS encoding DNA gyrase subunit B: MSDQQESQADLKKAGYDESNIRALEGVEGIRTRPAMYIGDTTLRGLHHLVYEIVDNSIDECVNGYASVINVKINADGSVSCSDDGRGIPVGAMPDMNNRPALEVVLTEIHAGGKFDREGGYKTGTGGLHGVGITAVNALSEWLEAEVRREGHVWTMDFAAGLVKTPLQKLAKTEKSGTKITFKPDGTIFPDTKFIYDTLTKRLQELAFLNAGVKIRITDERSGQTDEFHYEDGLVEFVRYLNRTENVLYEEIISIQGEMEGVQVDISVQHNDGSTENVRCFANNIFNIEGGTHFSGFRGALTRSINAYGKKANLFKDFTPSGDDFREGLTAVITVRVPDPQFEGQTKTKLGNSEVEGIVQTVVNEKLMKFFEENPSVAKKIAQKGLLAAEAREAAKKAREMVRRKGALTTGGLPEKLRDCRSRELDITELYLVEGDSAGGSADTGRDSNIQAILPLRGKILNVEKAQLVKVLDNAEISNIFKAVGVPPGAEFDDVTKRRYGKIILMTDADVDGSHIRTLLLTFFFRHMRELVNHGCVYVAQPPLYRVEQGKKRRYVQTQEEMMNELVELALGDANLTCEDGTVFETEMLDKLVKLVGELEEPLGTLDRRGIDLKFLAQNHATEEGLLPQYRIFLGKEQFWFTSQDEMKEFLKEEEQKRGEELRIADENGDSSADSEEDEEDFGKDDGLQVTDIHEIRSINEYLKQLKGYGIALKDFYSPGNRNGEPIFPFTIHSGNSNVKLSSLRQLLPSLRDLGEKGLKLTRFKGLGEMNSEELWDTSMDPENRVLLQVGMEDAAAADEIFRVLMGDVVEPRREFIEKHALDVKNLDI, translated from the coding sequence GTGAGCGATCAACAAGAGAGTCAGGCAGACCTGAAAAAAGCGGGCTACGATGAATCGAATATTCGAGCCCTGGAAGGTGTAGAAGGGATTCGCACCCGCCCCGCCATGTACATCGGCGATACCACGCTGCGGGGTCTGCATCACCTGGTTTATGAAATCGTGGATAACTCCATCGACGAATGTGTGAACGGTTACGCCTCCGTAATTAACGTCAAAATCAACGCGGATGGCAGCGTGAGCTGTAGCGACGATGGTCGAGGAATTCCCGTTGGGGCGATGCCCGACATGAACAACCGGCCGGCTCTGGAAGTGGTGCTGACCGAAATTCACGCCGGGGGTAAGTTCGACCGAGAAGGGGGTTATAAAACCGGAACCGGTGGTCTGCACGGCGTCGGGATTACCGCGGTGAATGCGCTCAGTGAATGGCTCGAAGCGGAAGTCCGCCGGGAAGGTCACGTCTGGACCATGGACTTCGCTGCGGGACTCGTGAAAACACCGCTGCAGAAGCTGGCCAAAACCGAAAAGAGCGGCACAAAGATTACCTTCAAACCCGATGGTACGATCTTCCCCGATACGAAGTTCATCTACGACACGCTGACCAAGCGACTCCAGGAGCTGGCGTTTCTGAATGCAGGTGTGAAAATCCGGATCACCGACGAACGTTCGGGACAGACGGATGAATTCCACTACGAAGACGGGCTGGTCGAATTCGTTCGCTATCTGAACCGGACGGAGAATGTGCTCTATGAGGAAATCATTTCGATCCAGGGAGAGATGGAAGGGGTGCAGGTCGACATCTCTGTCCAGCACAATGATGGCTCTACCGAAAATGTCCGCTGCTTTGCCAACAACATTTTCAACATCGAAGGGGGGACGCACTTCTCCGGTTTCCGTGGTGCTCTGACCCGTTCGATCAACGCATACGGCAAGAAAGCCAACCTGTTCAAGGACTTCACACCCAGTGGTGATGACTTCCGCGAAGGGTTGACCGCGGTGATTACCGTGCGTGTGCCTGATCCCCAGTTCGAAGGGCAGACCAAAACCAAGCTGGGTAACAGCGAAGTCGAAGGGATCGTGCAGACGGTTGTCAACGAGAAGCTGATGAAGTTCTTCGAAGAGAACCCCTCGGTTGCCAAGAAGATCGCTCAGAAAGGTCTGCTGGCAGCGGAAGCCCGCGAAGCCGCCAAGAAGGCCCGCGAAATGGTACGGCGTAAAGGTGCGCTGACGACCGGCGGCCTGCCTGAAAAACTCCGCGACTGCCGCAGTCGTGAGTTGGACATTACCGAACTGTACCTGGTCGAAGGGGATTCGGCCGGTGGTTCTGCGGATACCGGTCGCGATTCGAATATTCAGGCGATCCTCCCGCTGCGTGGTAAGATCCTGAACGTGGAAAAAGCCCAACTGGTTAAAGTGCTGGATAACGCGGAAATTTCCAACATCTTCAAAGCCGTGGGTGTTCCTCCGGGAGCCGAGTTCGATGATGTGACCAAGCGTCGTTACGGTAAGATCATTCTGATGACCGACGCCGACGTCGACGGTAGCCACATTCGTACGCTGCTGCTGACCTTCTTCTTCCGCCACATGCGGGAACTGGTGAACCATGGCTGTGTCTATGTCGCACAACCTCCGTTGTACCGCGTCGAACAGGGGAAAAAACGGCGCTACGTGCAGACCCAGGAAGAGATGATGAACGAGCTGGTAGAACTGGCTCTGGGCGATGCGAATCTGACTTGTGAGGACGGCACCGTATTCGAAACGGAAATGCTCGATAAGCTGGTCAAGCTGGTGGGCGAACTCGAAGAGCCTTTGGGAACACTGGACCGCCGTGGGATTGACCTGAAATTCCTGGCTCAGAATCACGCCACTGAAGAGGGACTGCTGCCTCAGTACCGGATCTTTCTGGGTAAGGAACAGTTCTGGTTCACCTCGCAGGATGAAATGAAAGAATTCCTGAAAGAGGAAGAACAGAAGCGGGGCGAAGAACTGCGGATTGCCGATGAAAACGGTGATTCCTCAGCCGATTCCGAAGAGGATGAAGAAGACTTCGGCAAAGATGATGGGTTGCAGGTTACGGACATTCACGAGATCCGCTCGATCAATGAGTACCTGAAACAGCTCAAAGGTTACGGTATCGCATTGAAGGATTTCTATTCGCCCGGCAACCGGAACGGGGAGCCGATCTTCCCGTTTACGATTCACAGCGGCAACAGCAACGTCAAGCTCAGCAGCCTGCGTCAGCTGCTTCCCTCGCTGCGTGATCTGGGTGAAAAAGGCCTGAAACTGACCCGCTTCAAAGGACTGGGCGAAATGAACTCGGAAGAGCTGTGGGACACCAGCATGGATCCCGAGAACCGGGTTCTGTTGCAGGTCGGTATGGAAGATGCCGCTGCCGCCGATGAGATCTTCCGCGTCCTGATGGGTGATGTGGTGGAACCCCGCCGCGAGTTCATCGAGAAGCACGCCCTGGATGTGAAGAACCTCGATATTTAA
- a CDS encoding type II secretion system F family protein, protein MQFTYIARNTTGQNQSGELVAETREDAVAKLRQEGLYLLSLEEADEKSSKSLAATRKKRVSRKDVIYFTNQMAIMVDAGVPVATALEGIAKQIENETLAEILSCIQKDVEAGSDLSSALSEFPRLFDKTYVNLIKASEASGTMPQMLNRIAQQAEEEQETIQQVKGALIYPAVMLVMCIGVCIFLLTYVFPKLMPMFAARGAAVPTPTKMMIFVSTAITSYWYLLLLFLVAVIGFFFYMRNQAWGKATFDWCLIRMPVFGSMLKKLAISRSIRTLATTVNAGVPMLEAIELSAGVSDNVYFKQSWMEISEQVTSGKQIHEALEGKALFPPTMQQMIASGESTGRLGMVLNKLSDYFDRDVKIAIKSATTLVEPLMVVCMGSIIGFIALSMLLPIFTLSTSH, encoded by the coding sequence ATGCAATTCACATATATAGCACGCAACACGACAGGACAGAATCAGTCCGGGGAACTGGTCGCTGAGACCAGGGAAGATGCGGTTGCCAAGTTGCGCCAGGAAGGTCTGTATCTGCTCTCTCTGGAAGAAGCGGATGAAAAGTCATCCAAGAGTCTGGCAGCAACCCGTAAAAAACGGGTCTCTCGCAAAGACGTGATCTATTTTACCAACCAGATGGCGATTATGGTCGACGCGGGTGTGCCCGTGGCCACAGCCCTGGAAGGAATTGCGAAGCAGATTGAAAACGAAACACTCGCCGAGATTCTATCCTGCATTCAGAAAGACGTTGAAGCGGGTAGCGACCTCTCCAGTGCACTGAGTGAGTTTCCACGGTTATTCGATAAAACCTATGTGAATCTCATTAAAGCCAGCGAGGCCAGCGGTACGATGCCGCAGATGCTGAACCGCATTGCACAGCAGGCTGAAGAAGAACAGGAAACCATTCAGCAGGTGAAGGGCGCTTTGATCTACCCGGCTGTGATGCTGGTGATGTGTATCGGCGTCTGTATTTTCCTGCTGACATACGTCTTTCCCAAGCTGATGCCCATGTTCGCTGCCCGTGGTGCCGCGGTCCCCACACCGACCAAAATGATGATTTTCGTCTCAACGGCCATCACCTCTTATTGGTATCTGCTGCTGCTGTTTCTGGTGGCTGTAATCGGCTTTTTCTTCTATATGCGGAATCAGGCCTGGGGCAAAGCAACGTTCGACTGGTGTCTGATTCGGATGCCCGTCTTCGGCTCGATGCTGAAAAAACTGGCAATCAGCCGCAGCATCCGTACGCTGGCGACTACGGTCAACGCGGGGGTTCCCATGCTGGAAGCCATCGAACTGAGCGCTGGTGTATCCGACAATGTTTATTTCAAACAGAGCTGGATGGAAATCAGCGAGCAGGTTACGAGCGGAAAACAGATTCATGAGGCACTGGAGGGCAAAGCATTATTTCCCCCCACGATGCAGCAGATGATCGCTTCCGGCGAATCGACGGGCCGACTGGGAATGGTGCTCAATAAGCTGAGCGACTACTTTGATCGGGATGTCAAAATCGCCATCAAGTCCGCCACGACACTGGTGGAACCGTTGATGGTGGTCTGCATGGGCTCGATCATCGGTTTTATCGCACTCTCGATGCTGTTGCCGATCTTCACGCTGAGTACCAGCCACTAA
- a CDS encoding PilT/PilU family type 4a pilus ATPase has product MEMNDLLHAAVDSDASDILLVTDAPPMFRIDGQLCTTALEPLDPETIRDLCDQVMKVQQKELLEKQKDVDFAITVPRLGRFRFNIHVQRGSLAAAIRRFSNEVCTLSSLELPPVVEELTRLKTGLILVTGQTGSGKSTTLAAMVEAINQRDSKHIITLEDPIEYQFQHGKSLIEQREIGEDCPGFTSGLKHVLRQDPDVILIGELRDLDTIRVALQAAETGHLVLASLHVSSAAGVVDRLVEVFPPEEQSQVRSHLAESLRAVITQRLLPAAMSNGRVAAVEIMLTNRAIQTSIRESTTHLIPGIISTNRRVGMQTMEQALKELLLNGKVDAETVDENLQELKGEASGKEYSHGLLA; this is encoded by the coding sequence ATGGAAATGAACGACCTGTTACACGCGGCTGTGGACAGTGATGCTTCGGATATCCTGCTGGTAACCGACGCACCGCCCATGTTCCGTATTGACGGTCAGTTGTGCACCACCGCCCTGGAACCGCTGGATCCCGAAACGATTCGCGATCTGTGCGACCAGGTGATGAAAGTGCAACAGAAAGAACTTCTGGAGAAGCAGAAGGACGTCGACTTCGCGATCACCGTTCCGCGACTGGGGCGTTTCCGTTTCAATATTCATGTGCAGCGCGGTTCCCTGGCGGCGGCCATCCGTCGATTTTCCAACGAAGTCTGTACGCTGAGCAGCCTGGAACTGCCCCCTGTCGTGGAAGAGCTGACGCGGCTCAAAACCGGGCTGATCCTGGTAACCGGGCAGACCGGTTCCGGTAAGTCCACCACGCTGGCGGCCATGGTCGAAGCGATTAATCAGCGGGATTCAAAACATATCATCACCCTGGAAGATCCGATCGAATATCAGTTCCAGCATGGAAAATCATTGATCGAACAGCGGGAGATCGGCGAAGACTGTCCCGGGTTCACCTCGGGACTGAAACATGTTCTGAGGCAGGATCCGGATGTGATTCTGATCGGGGAATTGCGGGATCTGGATACCATTCGTGTCGCCCTGCAGGCTGCGGAGACCGGACACCTGGTGCTCGCTTCACTGCATGTTTCCAGTGCAGCGGGAGTCGTCGATCGACTGGTAGAAGTCTTTCCGCCGGAGGAACAGTCCCAGGTCCGCAGCCACCTGGCGGAATCGTTAAGGGCTGTCATTACCCAACGCTTATTACCCGCGGCGATGTCCAATGGGCGTGTGGCTGCCGTGGAAATCATGCTGACCAATCGGGCGATTCAAACCAGTATTCGCGAATCGACGACCCATCTGATCCCAGGCATTATTTCGACGAACCGTCGCGTAGGAATGCAGACGATGGAACAGGCTCTCAAAGAACTGCTGTTAAACGGTAAAGTCGACGCGGAAACCGTGGACGAAAACCTGCAGGAATTAAAGGGCGAAGCGTCGGGCAAAGAATATTCTCATGGATTACTGGCTTAA
- a CDS encoding DnaA/Hda family protein translates to MSKSGPSQQQSFETPFKILKEYQYASTAVTELLHSLETPDPQLIYLYGPSGCGKSALIHHLLPEYLALHPGAEWELLTASEFAARFALASSNQQIADFQKGLRGLDLLILEDVHSLENRSHTQQELLSTLGDILGQGGRIIVSATKPPGELAFFLKKLTNRFHGGICAAIPPLDFQSRQELLEFWAEVEAIPLPKKELTLIAQKKDLSPRELFAVLKQLQTVSRINRQPLDSRFVKQYLQGNLEPPRTSTAKITRAVCREFKTTLAEIRSANRSQQYVLPRQCAMFLSRELTDESLAKIANYFNRKNHSTVIHACRQIQTDLEKSPGLRQQISRIKQQLGVYLL, encoded by the coding sequence ATGTCAAAATCCGGTCCATCTCAGCAGCAGTCATTCGAGACACCTTTCAAGATATTGAAAGAATATCAGTATGCCAGCACGGCTGTCACCGAGTTACTGCACTCTCTTGAGACGCCGGATCCCCAGCTGATTTACCTGTATGGCCCCTCCGGATGCGGTAAATCAGCCCTGATTCATCATCTGTTGCCCGAGTATCTCGCCTTGCATCCCGGGGCAGAATGGGAACTCCTGACCGCGAGCGAATTTGCCGCCCGCTTTGCCCTGGCGTCATCAAACCAGCAGATTGCCGACTTTCAGAAAGGGCTGCGGGGACTCGATCTGCTGATCCTGGAAGACGTGCATAGCCTGGAAAACCGCTCTCACACGCAGCAGGAGCTGCTGTCGACTCTCGGTGATATTCTGGGCCAGGGGGGGCGGATCATCGTGTCGGCGACGAAGCCGCCCGGGGAGCTGGCCTTTTTTCTGAAAAAGCTGACCAATCGCTTTCATGGCGGAATCTGTGCAGCGATTCCGCCTCTGGACTTTCAGAGCCGACAGGAATTACTGGAATTCTGGGCCGAGGTGGAAGCGATTCCCTTGCCGAAAAAAGAACTGACGCTGATCGCACAAAAGAAAGACCTCTCACCACGCGAACTGTTTGCGGTGCTGAAACAGCTGCAAACCGTCAGTCGGATCAATCGACAGCCCCTGGATAGTCGCTTTGTAAAACAGTATCTGCAGGGCAACCTCGAACCGCCCCGCACGAGTACCGCGAAAATCACACGCGCGGTCTGCCGCGAATTTAAAACAACCCTGGCTGAAATCCGTTCTGCCAACCGGTCACAACAGTATGTTCTGCCGCGGCAGTGTGCGATGTTTCTCTCCCGGGAACTGACCGATGAATCTTTAGCCAAAATCGCAAATTACTTCAATCGGAAGAACCACAGCACGGTTATTCATGCCTGTCGTCAAATTCAGACCGATCTCGAAAAATCACCTGGATTACGTCAGCAGATTTCTCGCATTAAGCAACAACTGGGAGTATATCTTTTATAG
- the hpt gene encoding hypoxanthine phosphoribosyltransferase, translating to MKVLIDQDQINSRVIALGRELAQEYQGRPLTIIGILAGSLVLLADLIRAIDVPHQVGLLQASSYRGKSTKPGELFVNLDYLPDLSERDVLLVDDIFDTGKTMQKVMAQISEQEPRSLKTAVLLWKEEATEVDFGPDYHCFKIPDHFVVGYGLDFNNEYRHLPFIASLEGSDLV from the coding sequence GTGAAAGTTCTTATTGACCAGGACCAGATCAACTCACGGGTGATCGCGCTCGGACGCGAACTGGCCCAGGAATACCAGGGACGCCCCTTAACGATTATCGGCATCCTCGCCGGCAGCCTGGTTCTGCTGGCAGACCTGATTCGTGCCATCGATGTACCGCATCAGGTCGGACTGCTCCAGGCATCCAGCTATCGCGGCAAATCGACCAAACCAGGTGAGCTGTTCGTCAACCTGGATTATCTGCCCGACCTCAGCGAACGCGATGTCCTGCTGGTCGACGATATTTTCGATACCGGGAAAACCATGCAGAAGGTCATGGCACAAATCAGCGAGCAGGAACCACGCTCACTGAAAACCGCAGTCCTGCTCTGGAAAGAGGAAGCCACCGAAGTCGATTTCGGACCGGACTATCACTGCTTCAAAATTCCCGATCACTTCGTCGTCGGCTACGGTCTGGACTTCAACAACGAGTATCGGCACCTTCCGTTCATTGCTTCTCTGGAAGGCTCCGATCTCGTCTGA